The following proteins come from a genomic window of Dongia rigui:
- a CDS encoding CARDB domain-containing protein — protein sequence MLKYRLLARTATTALFFFTAGAAALADIYTPTSESLSDPKIGPALDEQAAALGTQNGIIVVPDKNDYAFAKPGSLNLPFHLRTEVSKDKWRIKESYIVIGIAPIESGGQTGSCCGALNEFDPANFASPVAHAPKKKIDMDGWWTAAVGNNSLGTRARNACRNLRQDLAQQGLSHDEIFGQDRQTILPTSFRYVARVGHKNDTHDVTEMGTASREWKQSQETWYNIAVICQHEATRDVAGDPTRVPTGSDDIALGFQVSQAALAITPKAYEASCPAKLHLNPTIEATGKGVVRYRFVNELGHHSQEFQVNFTKPEVKFLDHVISIDAQGKPTDLGFKAPKAQGGAFGLVAPTDPNLKQGYFQLEVLSPHKKLSNIADYSVKCVAETVGDLAPKPDLADLVVEDVQPAGNLLSKVFVKVTNVGTGPSTPTNLKATSLKNGQTIIRGTLVPAVEPGQSQVVMAQLGTTISSAEQIAIQVDSPNRIKEADESNNGFQFK from the coding sequence ATGTTGAAGTATCGACTTCTTGCGCGTACCGCCACCACAGCTCTCTTCTTCTTTACCGCCGGTGCGGCGGCTTTGGCGGACATCTATACGCCGACCTCGGAATCACTGTCCGATCCGAAGATCGGCCCCGCCCTCGATGAGCAGGCGGCAGCATTGGGCACGCAGAACGGCATCATCGTCGTGCCCGACAAGAACGATTACGCCTTCGCCAAGCCCGGGAGTCTCAATTTGCCGTTTCACCTCCGTACCGAGGTCAGCAAGGACAAATGGCGGATCAAGGAATCCTACATCGTCATCGGTATCGCCCCGATCGAATCTGGCGGGCAGACCGGTTCCTGTTGCGGGGCGCTGAACGAGTTCGACCCCGCCAACTTTGCAAGCCCGGTTGCGCACGCACCCAAGAAGAAGATCGACATGGATGGCTGGTGGACGGCCGCCGTCGGCAATAACAGCCTCGGCACGCGGGCGCGGAATGCCTGCCGCAACCTCCGTCAGGATCTGGCACAACAGGGGCTCAGCCACGACGAAATATTCGGCCAGGATCGCCAGACGATCCTGCCGACGTCCTTCCGCTATGTGGCCCGGGTCGGGCACAAGAACGACACCCACGACGTGACGGAGATGGGAACGGCCTCGCGCGAATGGAAACAGTCGCAGGAGACCTGGTACAACATCGCGGTCATCTGCCAGCATGAAGCAACCCGCGATGTTGCTGGCGATCCGACACGGGTCCCGACCGGTAGCGACGACATCGCCCTGGGTTTCCAGGTGAGCCAGGCAGCCCTTGCCATCACGCCCAAGGCTTATGAAGCGAGCTGCCCGGCCAAGCTGCATCTCAATCCGACCATCGAGGCCACTGGCAAGGGTGTCGTGCGCTATCGCTTTGTGAACGAACTGGGCCACCACTCACAGGAGTTCCAGGTCAACTTCACCAAGCCGGAGGTGAAATTCCTCGATCATGTCATCAGCATCGATGCTCAAGGGAAACCCACCGATCTCGGCTTCAAGGCGCCCAAGGCCCAGGGCGGCGCCTTCGGCTTGGTGGCGCCGACTGACCCGAACCTCAAACAGGGCTATTTCCAGCTGGAGGTGCTGTCACCACACAAAAAGCTCTCCAACATCGCCGACTATTCGGTGAAATGCGTGGCGGAGACGGTGGGCGATCTCGCACCCAAACCCGATCTCGCCGATCTGGTGGTCGAGGACGTGCAGCCGGCCGGCAATCTCCTCAGCAAGGTCTTTGTCAAAGTCACCAATGTCGGTACCGGCCCGTCGACGCCGACCAATCTGAAAGCGACCAGCTTAAAGAACGGGCAGACGATCATCCGCGGTACGCTGGTGCCGGCGGTGGAACCCGGCCAGTCGCAAGTCGTGATGGCGCAGCTTGGCACGACGATCAGCTCAGCCGA
- a CDS encoding calcium-binding protein translates to MFSFMRPAIIFWPKEYYGDAADNSIAGESITRNYIEGGGGNDWLFGNTGDDELHGGEGRDYLEGRAGNDQLFGDTGNDTLAGGTGDDALFGGDGDDSLNGEDDNDKLFGGFGEDTLIGGTGDDQLEGGADWDTLFGGDGDDILGGGFGQDQLYGGSGHDTVDGGSGDDSIYVNANDLVEDKIEGGAGEDTLVLTAQVALDLHEQAGHIHGIEKIDASFAPMDIKLDAADILDMTDDGSLFILGGADDNVSSTGFGWTLQGSIQENGHNFDHYVTQVNGQTVALNIETDIAVALN, encoded by the coding sequence ATGTTCAGCTTCATGCGACCGGCCATTATCTTCTGGCCGAAGGAATATTACGGCGACGCGGCCGACAACAGCATCGCCGGCGAAAGCATCACGCGAAACTATATCGAAGGTGGCGGTGGCAATGATTGGCTCTTTGGCAATACCGGCGATGACGAGCTGCATGGTGGCGAGGGGCGTGACTATCTGGAAGGTCGCGCGGGCAACGACCAGCTCTTTGGCGACACCGGCAACGACACGCTGGCCGGCGGCACCGGCGATGATGCGCTCTTTGGCGGCGACGGCGATGACAGCCTCAACGGCGAAGATGACAATGACAAATTATTTGGCGGCTTCGGCGAGGACACGCTGATCGGCGGCACCGGTGACGACCAGCTGGAAGGTGGCGCCGATTGGGACACGCTCTTTGGCGGCGATGGCGACGACATCCTGGGTGGCGGTTTCGGGCAAGACCAGCTCTATGGCGGATCCGGCCACGACACGGTCGATGGCGGTTCCGGCGACGACAGCATCTATGTAAACGCCAATGACCTGGTCGAGGACAAGATCGAGGGTGGTGCCGGGGAGGACACGCTGGTCCTCACCGCCCAGGTAGCGCTCGATCTTCACGAACAGGCCGGCCATATCCACGGCATCGAGAAAATCGACGCCAGCTTCGCGCCGATGGACATCAAGCTTGATGCTGCCGATATTCTCGACATGACCGATGACGGCAGCCTCTTCATCCTGGGCGGCGCGGATGACAACGTGAGTTCTACCGGCTTCGGCTGGACGCTCCAGGGCAGCATCCAGGAGAATGGCCACAATTTCGACCATTACGTAACGCAGGTAAACGGCCAGACGGTCGCGCTGAATATCGAGACCGATATCGCGGTGGCGTTGAACTGA
- a CDS encoding 2-hydroxyacid dehydrogenase, whose protein sequence is MSNKPLVVVTRKLPDVIETRMMELFNVKLNLDDHPLSQAELIEAVKIADVLVPTVTDRIDSGVLSQAGEKLRLIASFGTGVDHIDLATARQRGITVTNTPGVLTEDTADMTMALILATARRVSEGERLIRSGKWQGWGPMSMLGHRIYGKRLGIIGMGRIGQAVARRAKGFGLSVHYHNRRRVNASVEQALEATYWESLDQMLARMDIISVNCPHTPATYHLLSARRLKLLQKHVYIVNTARGEVVDENALTRMLDKNEIAGAGLDVFEHEPALNPKLLKLDNVVLLPHMGSATIEGRTDMGEKVIINIKTFVDGHKPPDRVLEALL, encoded by the coding sequence ATGAGCAACAAGCCTTTGGTGGTGGTGACGCGGAAACTGCCCGATGTCATCGAGACGCGGATGATGGAGCTGTTCAATGTGAAATTGAACCTCGACGACCATCCGCTCTCTCAGGCTGAGCTGATCGAGGCGGTGAAGATTGCCGATGTGCTGGTGCCGACCGTCACCGACCGCATCGATTCCGGCGTGCTCTCCCAGGCGGGTGAAAAGCTGCGCCTCATCGCCTCCTTCGGCACCGGTGTCGATCATATCGATCTGGCGACTGCCCGCCAGCGCGGCATCACCGTCACCAACACGCCGGGCGTCCTCACCGAGGATACGGCCGACATGACCATGGCGCTGATCCTCGCCACCGCCCGCCGCGTCTCGGAAGGCGAACGGCTGATCCGGTCGGGGAAGTGGCAGGGCTGGGGTCCGATGAGCATGCTGGGCCACCGCATCTATGGCAAGCGCCTCGGCATCATCGGCATGGGCCGCATCGGCCAGGCGGTCGCGCGGCGCGCCAAGGGCTTTGGCCTCTCGGTCCATTATCACAACCGCCGCCGCGTCAACGCCTCGGTCGAACAGGCGCTGGAGGCCACCTATTGGGAAAGCCTCGACCAGATGCTGGCGCGGATGGACATCATCTCCGTCAACTGCCCGCACACGCCGGCCACCTATCATTTGCTCTCGGCGCGGCGCCTGAAATTGCTGCAGAAGCATGTCTATATCGTCAACACCGCGCGTGGCGAGGTCGTCGACGAGAATGCGCTGACCCGCATGCTGGACAAGAACGAGATTGCCGGCGCCGGCCTCGATGTCTTCGAACATGAACCGGCGCTCAATCCGAAACTCTTGAAGCTCGACAATGTCGTGCTGCTGCCGCATATGGGCTCGGCCACCATCGAAGGCCGCACCGATATGGGCGAGAAGGTCATCATCAACATCAAGACCTTCGTCGACGGCCACAAGCCGCCGGACCGGGTGCTGGAAGCTCTGCTGTAA
- a CDS encoding SH3 domain-containing protein: MTFSSVLQRTVILTFLALLGLGSSLAAAEDKLPLPRFASLQSGEVNMRAGPGETYPIMWTYQRAGLPVEIIEEFDIWRRIRDHDGVVGWVKSTLLVGKRHVIVRDSQRPLRASAEAGAKPVALVDPGVVLKVLECSADWCRLEVQGYKGWMMKTEFWGVYPQEMLED; the protein is encoded by the coding sequence ATGACATTTTCGAGCGTTTTGCAGAGGACCGTCATCCTCACGTTCCTGGCCCTGCTCGGGCTTGGCAGCAGCCTTGCTGCAGCCGAGGACAAGCTGCCCTTGCCGCGCTTTGCCAGCCTGCAATCGGGCGAGGTCAACATGCGTGCTGGGCCCGGCGAGACCTATCCCATCATGTGGACCTATCAGCGCGCGGGCCTGCCGGTCGAGATCATCGAGGAATTCGATATCTGGCGCCGCATCCGCGACCATGACGGCGTCGTCGGCTGGGTGAAATCGACCCTGCTGGTGGGCAAGCGCCATGTCATCGTGCGCGACAGCCAGCGCCCCTTGCGCGCCTCGGCCGAGGCCGGCGCCAAACCGGTGGCCTTGGTCGATCCCGGCGTTGTCCTCAAGGTTCTGGAATGCAGCGCCGATTGGTGCCGCCTGGAGGTCCAGGGCTATAAGGGCTGGATGATGAAGACCGAGTTCTGGGGCGTCTATCCGCAGGAAATGCTGGAAGACTAG
- a CDS encoding DUF3501 family protein: MTATRKREITKADVLPAADYARQRKEKRQAVVALKKKRRIEVGPVATFYFENFDTMLQQVQEMLHIEKGGDAQLVDELRAYNPLIPQGRELVATVMFEIDDPVRRANFLSRLGGVEHTAFIKIGSETVKGVPEEDQDRTNEAGKASSVQFIHFPFSEAAAAAFKQAGAQVILGFEHPAYGHMAVMSEETRTALAGDLD; encoded by the coding sequence ATGACCGCAACACGCAAAAGAGAAATCACCAAGGCCGACGTGTTGCCGGCGGCGGACTATGCCAGACAGCGCAAGGAGAAGCGCCAGGCCGTCGTTGCCTTGAAAAAGAAGCGCCGCATCGAGGTGGGGCCGGTCGCCACCTTCTATTTCGAGAATTTCGACACCATGCTGCAGCAGGTGCAGGAGATGCTGCATATCGAGAAGGGTGGCGACGCGCAGCTGGTCGATGAACTGCGCGCCTATAACCCGCTCATTCCGCAGGGTCGCGAATTGGTGGCGACGGTGATGTTCGAGATCGACGATCCGGTGCGGCGCGCGAATTTCCTGAGCCGCCTCGGCGGTGTCGAGCACACGGCCTTCATCAAGATCGGATCCGAGACGGTGAAGGGCGTGCCGGAGGAAGACCAGGACCGTACCAACGAGGCCGGCAAGGCCTCATCGGTCCAGTTCATCCACTTCCCCTTCAGCGAGGCGGCGGCAGCGGCCTTCAAGCAGGCCGGCGCGCAGGTCATCCTGGGGTTCGAACATCCCGCCTATGGCCATATGGCGGTGATGAGCGAGGAAACGCGCACGGCGCTAGCGGGGGATCTCGACTAG
- a CDS encoding (Fe-S)-binding protein, which yields MREGSLEAPTRHKIDWRNPDFYDMDKINAEMHRVFDICHGCRRCFNLCDSFPRLFDLVDASPDEVAGVKTEDYKQVVDACTLCDLCFMTKCPYVPPHEWALDFPHLMLRYRAAELKQGKNDKVYAQLTETDRNGKVAGMVAPIANAVAGNGAARQVMEKVVGIDHRAHLPKFHGRTLVLRAMENKPEVNTAAPAYGRKAVIYATCFANYNNPDIGMATLKVLAKNGVAAEVVYPRCCGMPQLEQGNVARVAEHAQSVTEALLPYVEQGYDVIALVPSCALMLKFEWPLILPEDANIKRLSNATFDVAEYVVDIAKREGLAPGLQPLDGGVALHIACHARAQNMGQKATEMLKLIPGADLAVIERCSGHGGAWGVLAENFEVALKIGKPVARQAIKAAKKHVSSECPLAGAHILQGMGALEPGEQPDAQAPHPIELFARAYGF from the coding sequence ATGCGCGAAGGCAGCCTGGAAGCCCCGACCCGCCACAAGATCGACTGGCGCAACCCCGATTTCTACGACATGGACAAGATCAATGCGGAGATGCATCGCGTCTTCGACATCTGCCATGGCTGCCGGCGTTGTTTCAATCTGTGCGATTCCTTCCCGCGCCTCTTCGACCTCGTGGATGCCAGCCCCGATGAAGTGGCAGGGGTAAAGACCGAAGACTACAAGCAGGTCGTCGACGCCTGCACGCTGTGCGACCTCTGCTTCATGACCAAATGCCCCTATGTGCCGCCCCATGAATGGGCGCTCGATTTCCCGCATCTGATGCTGCGCTACCGGGCGGCCGAGCTCAAACAGGGCAAGAACGACAAGGTCTATGCCCAGCTCACCGAGACGGACCGCAACGGCAAGGTCGCCGGCATGGTGGCGCCCATCGCCAATGCCGTGGCCGGCAATGGTGCGGCGCGCCAAGTGATGGAAAAGGTCGTCGGCATCGACCACCGCGCCCATCTGCCGAAATTCCATGGCCGCACGCTGGTGCTGCGCGCGATGGAGAATAAGCCAGAGGTCAACACGGCGGCCCCTGCCTATGGCCGCAAGGCGGTCATCTATGCGACCTGCTTTGCCAATTACAACAATCCCGATATCGGCATGGCGACGCTCAAAGTGCTGGCCAAGAACGGTGTCGCGGCCGAGGTCGTCTATCCGCGCTGCTGCGGCATGCCGCAATTGGAACAGGGCAATGTCGCGCGCGTCGCCGAGCATGCGCAATCGGTCACCGAGGCGCTGCTGCCTTATGTCGAGCAGGGCTACGATGTCATCGCCCTGGTGCCGTCCTGCGCCTTGATGCTGAAATTCGAATGGCCGCTGATTTTACCCGAGGATGCCAATATCAAGCGTCTTTCCAACGCGACCTTCGATGTCGCCGAATATGTCGTCGACATCGCCAAGCGCGAAGGCCTGGCGCCGGGGCTGCAACCGCTCGACGGCGGGGTGGCCCTCCACATCGCCTGCCATGCGCGCGCCCAGAACATGGGCCAGAAGGCCACCGAAATGCTGAAGCTCATTCCCGGTGCCGATCTTGCCGTGATCGAGCGGTGTTCGGGGCATGGTGGCGCCTGGGGCGTGCTGGCCGAGAATTTCGAGGTGGCGTTGAAGATCGGCAAGCCCGTGGCGCGCCAGGCGATCAAGGCCGCGAAGAAACACGTGTCGTCCGAATGCCCATTGGCCGGCGCCCATATCCTGCAAGGGATGGGTGCCCTTGAACCGGGTGAGCAACCGGACGCACAGGCACCGCACCCCATTGAACTCTTCGCCCGCGCGTATGGATTTTAA
- a CDS encoding rubrerythrin family protein produces the protein MAALKGSKTEGNLKDAFAGESQANRRYLYFAQKADVEGYNDVAAVFRSTAEGETGHAHGHLEFLEEVGDPATGLPIGSTAPNLKASIAGETHEYTDMYPGMARTAREEGFDEIADWFETLAKAEKSHAGRFQKALDTLG, from the coding sequence ATGGCTGCTTTGAAAGGCTCCAAGACGGAAGGCAATCTGAAAGACGCCTTCGCTGGCGAAAGCCAGGCTAATCGCCGCTACCTCTATTTCGCACAGAAGGCCGATGTCGAAGGTTATAACGATGTCGCCGCCGTGTTCCGCTCGACCGCGGAAGGCGAGACCGGCCATGCCCATGGCCATCTCGAATTCCTCGAAGAGGTGGGTGATCCCGCCACGGGCCTCCCCATCGGGTCGACCGCGCCGAATTTGAAGGCCTCGATCGCCGGCGAGACGCATGAATATACCGACATGTATCCCGGCATGGCGCGCACCGCGCGCGAAGAAGGCTTCGACGAGATCGCCGACTGGTTCGAGACGCTTGCCAAGGCCGAAAAATCCCATGCCGGCCGCTTCCAGAAAGCGCTCGACACGCTGGGCTGA